Below is a window of Lacrimispora xylanolytica DNA.
TTACAGAGAATAAGTGATGGTGATTGGAGCTCCATAGTAGGAAAGGAGGAGGTTAAATGACATTTACGCTTGATAAATTAATAGAATCCATAGCTGAGGTTTTGAAAGAACATTTTCCCAATACTCAGGTATCTGTTAATCAGGATCAACAGGAGTCAGAAGCTTCTGAATTCTGTATTTTTTATACAGATGTTGAAATAGAAAGCCGTATTGGTAGTCGTCTTATGAAAAAGATTGGCTTTGATGTGGTTTATAAGGCTGAAAAAAACAGTGGAGATACATTTGATCTG
It encodes the following:
- a CDS encoding phage tail terminator family protein; protein product: MTFTLDKLIESIAEVLKEHFPNTQVSVNQDQQESEASEFCIFYTDVEIESRIGSRLMKKIGFDVVYKAEKNSGDTFDLRPSVADKLDFILEFIPYEAAKLRTYNRSFKIVNGELHYEFTVKVTMSYQNDTPMIESLESYRGGVNQNGFK